cacacacacacacacaagtacacaCTCAAACCCACTAACATACACTCCTGGAAACCTGCATACTCACTGCTGTTCAGAATAAAGTTGATGCAAGATTCTCTGACCGGACTCGTCCATAGTGCTCCATCCCTAACCACTAATCCACATCCTTACATGGTCCTTCGAGCCGGATTAGGGTTCCCCCGACACTATGGAATCAACAACTGATTGTCAGCAGCGGGAGTCATCGGACCGACCCAAGAGAGATCCTCGTCCACCTGCACATTTGGACCCATATGAAGTCACTCTTTTGCCCTCTCAACAACCTGTAGCCCAAGCCTCCTCTACACCTGTAGGACACCTAGGCCAGGTTCTGTCAACCAGAGCAAGGAGTTTGACAAGTTACCGGTCAGCTGCACATTCACGACGATCCTCTCAGAGGTCAAACAGTCTCAGTCTGCGTCAAAGCACATCAGATATACAAGCAGCTGCATTAGAAGAGGAGATAAAGGGTTTGGAGCTTGCAGACCTACAACAGGAAATagaagaggaaagaaaggCTGACTTGGAGGCCGCAGCATTGGATGCCCAAGCCAGGGAAGGACAACGGCTACAAGAAGAGGCACATTTGGCTAAAGAGAGACTAGCTAAAGAGATGGGGAGACGCAGGCGCTTGAAGAAGCTGGAGAAAGAGGTACAAATTGCCAGTCTTGTGAAGACCTACCTATCAGAGACGAACGATGATGCCTTGTCCACTTCATCAGCTCCCGCTACATTCTCCAAGCCGTCCCTGCGATCACAGCCACCGCGGGTGCCCTTCGTTCTCACCCAGCATCCACCTGTACAACCGCCACCTCCAGCGCCCGTTCAAATACCACCTCCAGCTACTGTCCCTGGACAGATAGTAGCACCACCCGCTAATCTCATCACAAGTGCCCAAGCTAGTGTTCCTGTCAGCGCACCACCCATTGCAGCAACAGTAGCTGCATTTCCACCTGGACGTGTATCATCCTCGCCCGTCCTCCCCACGGTAACAAGCCATGCAGTTGGAACGCTACCGATTGCAAGTGGTGGCCCGTACGGGGAGCGTACAAGCTTCACAACACCACCACTGGCAACTTCAGTGATGCCACCACCTCCTACAATGCCATTTGCTCAACCCATTACACCAACTGCAACACCCGTCCCCGCTGCACCGCCTTGGACCTACCCAGGCATGGAGACCTTGATTGCTACATCCTATGGCATTCCCAAACCAACACTTCCCTTCTTTGAGAGTGGTAAAGAAAGTGACTTTGCACTTTTGAAGATGGCACTCGACAACTTGATGAACAGTCACACTCATCTCAGCGAACACTATAAATATCAAGTGCTCCTGGGTCAGCTCAAGCTCCCGAGTGCTCTGCAGTTGGTCAAATCATACATGTATGACCCGGCACCATACACAGCCGCAGTGGGAGCTCTGCAAGACAAATACGGACAACCGAGACAACTGGTCCAAAGTGAATTAGGGGCAATACTCAACTCCCCAGCCATCAAATCTGGAGATGCTGATGCATTCGACTCCTTTGCCCTCTCGGTCCAGTCACTGGTCGGTATGCTGCGCACGCTAGAGGGACCTGTAGGTTATGAGCTCCGGTGCGgttcccatgttgaccgcctGTTAAGCAAACTGTCTCCATCCCAGAGAGATGGATTTGTGGAATATTGCCTCGTTCGCGGCATCCTGCAGCCCGGTTCAGAGCTCACCTACTCCCTGCCTGACTTTGCCGCATGGCTCCAGATGAAGGCTCAAGCAAAGCGTCTGGCCAGTCGAGCTACCCTTCTCTATAACTCTACCGGGCGTTCTACACCTAAGAGAGAACAGTTTCGTGCAAAGCCCAGAGATAAGACTGCATCAGTCTTCCTCTGTACAAGGGAGAGAGCCACCAAAGAGACCACTCGGCCGAAGCCTCAAGCCTTCAAACTCAGCCCTTATTGCCCATTCTGTAACAATAAGGAGCACTATCTCAACTCATGTCTCGACTTCAAGAAACTGTCCCCTGCTGAGATTAAGAAGTGGATCCAGGAAGGTGACCGATGTTGGAGGTGCGGCCGGGCACACAAAGCTACAGCCTGCACGCTTAAACGGCCGTGTAAGACATGCAAAGAGAAACACCTTACAGTTCTGCATGATGCCATCCAAGAGTCTTCGCAGACAGTGCTGCTGGTTAGTAATCCAACACCCAGTATCTACATCGAACAGCCCAGAAGCCCTCAAAGAGTGCTACTGAAAGTTGTCAAAGTGCTTCTACATCATGGCGATCGCGTCCTTGAGACATTTGCCGTGCTTGATGATGGTTCAGAGAGAACGATTATCCTCCCTCAAGCTGTAGAACAACTACAACTCCCACAACACCCAGAGACGCTACATCTTAGGACCGTCCAGCAAGAGGTGAAGGAGCTGAAAGGTTCCTGCGTCAGCGTTCATGTATCCCCTGTCTTCAAGCCAAACCAGAAGTTTTGCATTCGACATGCGTTCACCGCAGATAGTCTTAGCTTGTCTGAGCACACGTACCCAGTAGCAGCTCTCCAGAAGCGCTATGAGCACCTCAAAGGACTTCCCTTGACGCCTATTCACAGAGCACAACCTCTACTCCTCATCGGCTCAGATATGGCCCATCTGCTCTCACCAACACAGCCCGTCCGATCAGGCCCATCTGGCAGTCCCATGGCAGTCTGTACAAGGCTCGGTTGGTCCTTGCAAGGTCCGTCGGACATCATTCCAGTTGCTTCTCACCAGCCTTACTGTTTTCACATCGCCACTGAATCACCATATACAGAACTTATCAGGAATGTGGAACGCCTTTGGCATATCGATACAGTTCCTTATATCAGTGAGAAGACTGCAACCCGTTCTAAGCAAGACCAGCGGGCTCTCACCCTCCTACAGACAGCCTCTGAACGCGTATCTATTGACGGTACTCAGCGCTATGCTATTCCACTGTTGAGGCGTCAGCCAGTCATCCCACTTTGTGCTTCGCCGGCTGCTGTGATGCCCAACCTACGTTGCACTGAACGGCGGCTAGCCAAGGACACAGTTCGAGCGGCTTCATACTGTACGGAGATGGACAAACTACTTCAGGCCGGCTACGTTTCAGAGATCTCTACGGAAGAGGCCGCAACTTTCACCGAATCGTGGTATTTACCACACCATATGGTGCACCACAATGGAAAGGACAGAGTTGTCTTCAATTGTTCCTTCTCCTTCAATGGCCTCTCATTGAATGACCAACTCCTCCCGGGACCGACGCTTGGTCCAACCATGATTGGTGTCCTGATGCGGTTTCGATGTCATGCTGTCGCCATCAGCGGAGATATCAAGTCAATGTTCCATCAGATCCGCTTGATGCCAAAAGACAAACCTCTCCTACGTTTCCTGTGGCGGGACATGCAAAGAACGTCTGAACCACGGATATACCAATGGGAGGTGTTACCATTTGGAACAACGTGTAGCCCCTGTTGCGCCGTCTTCGCCCTGCAGCAGCACGTCAGAGACCACGAACCTCCAGATCCCCCCCTCACGCATGTGATCGAGCAGTCCTTCTATGTCGACAATTGCCTCCACAGTGTAAGTAAACCAGAAGATGCCAAGGCTTTGGTCGATGACTTGCGAGCACTTCTGAGAAAGGGAGGTTTTGAGATCAGACAATGGGCCAGTAATGTGCCTGAAGTTGTCGCACACCTACCCCCTGAAGCACAATCGACTAGCAGTGAGCTATGGCTGTCCAAGGCCAGTGACAACCTTCAAGAGCCCACACTTGGACTGTGCCGGGATTGTTTGAGCGACACGTTGAGTTATAAGCATCGCTCTAACGAGCCTCTAGCTGCCACTCTACGTAACGTCTACAGCGTCCTTGCCAAGCTTTACGACCCATTGGGCTACATTGTGCCATTTACCACAAGATGTAAAGTGCTTGTCCAGGACATGTGGAAGGCTAACATTGGCTGGGATGACAAGATTCAACCATCTGAACTTCTCGGAAAATGGTTGAGTTGGGTGCAGGAAATTCCTACTCTGCAGCAACTCAAGTTATCTCGTCCCTATTCACCAGCCAGTGGAAATACCGTCAATGCAGCCCGTCATATTCACATCTTCTGTGATGCTTCAGAGCGCGCCTACGGATCAGTAGCTTACATGCAAATAACGGATGACAGACAACAAGTCTTCGTTTCCTTTGTGTTTGCCAGATCGAGAGTTGCGCCGCGTAAGCAGCTGTCCATCCCGCGTCTCGAGCTCAGCGCCGCACTTACAGGGGCACAGCTGGCAAAAGTGATCGAGACTGAGCTCACAGTAACGCCTGAGCACATCACTCTTTGGTCTGACTCCACAACAGTGCTGTACTGGATTAAATCAGAATCCTGCcgctacaaagtatttgtTGGAACACGTGTAGCAGAAATCCAGAATCTTACCAGTCCATCTCAATGGCGGTATGTTGGTAGTCTACACAATCCCGCAGATGACATAACCCGAGGACTCACCTTGAAAGAGATGGTGCAGGATCACCGCTGGAACAAAGGTCCACATTTCCTCCTTTTGCCAGAGAGAGAGTGGCCCATCATGCCCTCATCTGAGGCAGAACCAGACACTACCGAGTTAAGGAAGTCAGCCTTCGTGGGAGCAGTCTCCAGCGCCTTGCCCACACAACATCCTGACCTGAGTAAGTTCTCCACTTGGCAAGAGCTTCTTCAGGAAACCGCTAGCTCCCTTCATGGGGCGGCCAACACTAACACCACAGCAAAGTGTTCAGCAACAGATTTCCTTCAAGCAGAGAAGCTTatgacttagacttagacttagacagaactttattgtcattttgtcaacactaggtgtgtacaaaacgaaatttcgttccatacggctttcaacaatgtagtggtatttcggctggttaaaaaagtgacattctatataaaaatatgaaataagataattataaagtacaaagtgcagcagtgataaagtatgtaaacagtgcaggagacaaaagcagtatttacaagtgtgcagaggaatgctacgtttgaatgttcaacagtctgacgacagcagggaaaaaactattgcagaacctggtggacctgcagcggatgctgcgaaacctcttcccagagggcagcagggagaacagtccatggtgggggtgtgatgggtcactgataatattacgggctcgggacacgcagcgctgggatgacaagtcctgaatggagggaagaggagccccgatgatcctctctgctgtcctcaccactctcctcaggttcttccaatcggaggcgctgcaacctccacaccacaccgagagacagcttgtcagaatgctctctatggtgcttcggtagaacgtcctcatgatgggtgggggcaggtgggctctcctcatcctccgcaggaagtacaagcgcttctgtgccctcttgaccagtgttgtggtgttcacagtccaggtgaggtcgtctgtgatgtggacccccaggaatttagtgctgctgaccacctccacagctgagctgttgatgatcagtggagcgtggtgaggctggttcttcctgaagtcgacgatgatctccttcgtcttctccacattcaggatcaggctattttctctgcaccagcccaccaactgctccacctcctctctgtagtccaggtcgttgttgtccctgatgaggcccaccaccgttgtgtcgtctgcaaacttcacgatgtgattggtggtgaacctgggggcgcagtcgtgtgtcatcagggtgaacagcagggggctcaggacgcagccctgaggggagcctgtgctgagggtgatgacatctgaggtgttctgtccgacccggactgactgaggtctgttggtgaggaagtctagcagccagttccgaaggggggtgctgaagcccaggtgttccagtttttccaccagatgttgtggaatgatggtgttaaacgctgagctgaagtccaggaacagcaaccgcacgtgggtgttcctctcctccaggtgagccaggctcaggtgaagaacggaggagatggcatcctcagtagagcggttctgccggtaggcaaactggaacggatcgaatgttggggggagtctggagacgatgtgatctttgagcagcctttcgaagcacttcatcatgatgggagtcagtgccacaggtctgtagtcattccatgaggtgatttgaggtttcttcggcaccggaatgatggaggcagccttgaagcacactggcactttggcttggtccagcgagatgttaaaaatgtctgtgatgacaccagccagctggcctgcacattccttgaacacccgcccaggtatgttgtcggggactggggccttacgtgggttgactcttctcagagtcttccacacgtcggctgagtcaaggcagagggcctcctcttcctggtggggaacagttttaactgcaggagtgctgtttagtgcctcaaaacgcccaaagaagttatttagaccatttaggaagtcagcatcaacctcacccaccgggggggagggtaagttgtagtccgtgatcacCCGTATGCCTTgtcacatactcctggtgttattggcgtcgtggaaaaaatcctgaattttccgactgtggcttcgctttgctagcctgatggcacggttcaagttggctctcgctgtcctcagtgcctccttgtcgccagacttgaaggctgagttccgtgctcgtagcgtatgacgtacatcctcagtcatccagggtcgttggttggctcgggtgatgatgttcttagtggtgctgacgtcctcggagcatttgttgatgtaggctgacacagtcatggcgtactcatcaatgtcgatctgattgtcatatgttgctgctgatttgaacatgtcccagtcagagcactcaaagcagtcctggagtgcctccatggccccctcagaccacaccctcacctgcttcactgtgggttttgctctgatcagcaggggcctgtatgcagggattagcataacagataggtggtctgaagagccgaggtgggggcggggggctgctctgaatgcatcctttatattggtgtaaaccaagtccagagtgttctctccccgagttggaaaatccacgtgttggtaaaaatgagggagaatagtcttcatgctagcctggttgaagtccccagcaatgatgaaaaccccctctgtgtgcgtggattgcagctcactgattgtccgata
The Syngnathus acus chromosome 24, fSynAcu1.2, whole genome shotgun sequence genome window above contains:
- the LOC119118391 gene encoding uncharacterized protein LOC119118391, which encodes MYDPAPYTAAVGALQDKYGQPRQLVQSELGAILNSPAIKSGDADAFDSFALSVQSLVGMLRTLEGPRDGFVEYCLVRGILQPGSELTYSLPDFAAWLQMKAQAKRLASRATLLYNSTGRSTPKREQFRAKPRDKTASVFLCTRERATKETTRPKPQAFKLSPYCPFCNNKEHYLNSCLDFKKLSPAEIKKWIQEEHNLYSSSAQIWPICSHQHSPSDQAHLAVPWQSVQGSVGPCKFLISVRRLQPVLSKTSGLSPSYRQPLNARQPVIPLCASPAAVMPNLRCTERRLAKDTVRAASYCTEMDKLLQAGYVSEISTEEAATFTESCGDIKSMFHQIRLMPKDKPLLRFLWRDMQRTSEPRIYQWEVLPFGTTCSPCCAVFALQQHVRDHEPPDPPLTHVIEQSFYVDNCLHSVSKPEDAKALVDDLRALLRKGGFEIRQWASNVPEVVAHLPPEAQSTSSELWLSKASDNLQEPTLGLCRDCLSDTLSYKHRSNEPLAATLRNVYSVLAKLYDPLGYIVPFTTRCKVLVQDMWKANIGWDDKIQPSELLGKWLSWVQEIPTLQQLKLSRPYSPASGNTVNAARHIHIFCDASERAYGSVAYMQITDDRQQVFVSFVFARSRVAPRKQLSIPRLELSAALTGAQLAKVIETELTVTPEHITLWSDSTTVLYWIKSESCRYKVFVGTRVAEIQNLTSPSQWRYVGSLHNPADDITRGLTLKEMVQDHRWNKGPHFLLLPEREWPIMPSSEAEPDTTELRKSAFVGAVSSALPTQHPDLSKFSTWQELLQETASSLHGAANTNTTAKCSATDFLQAEKLMT